One Halomonas sp. THAF5a genomic region harbors:
- a CDS encoding potassium/proton antiporter — translation MDSINSLFLLSGFLLALSILASRLSSMAGVPLLLIFLGLGMLAGEEGLLGIQFDDYSLAFSIGHLALAMILLDGGLRTRLKTFRVGFRPALSLATLGVFITGGLVGLFATWVFDLSLVQGLLVGAIVGSTDAAAVFSMLSGRGVNLNERVGATLEIESGTNDPMAIFLTLMLVEVLVGDIGGVGETLLFLAEQFGLGILIGLGVGWLSARLLSWLDLAPGLYSLLALGLGFCVFGLTSALGGSGFLAIYLAGLMIGNRPGRHLNFILPVHDGLAWLSQIGLFLVLGLLVTPSEMMDYALPALLVALALIFVARPLAVLVAVKPFFKFRWREIGFIAWVGLRGAVPIVLAIFPVIGGVENASLYFNVAFAVVLLSLLIQGGSLPWMAKRMKVELPPTVTPNRRGPLGILPENDYEMFVYEVENGDLEDVPIRLLRFPSGALISALFRDHAMLHPKGSTRLRLGDVICVIGRTDDLPALNRLFNGEAKLKRERAFFGTFTFDGEAYMRDIADAYGLTLSPGEQDMTLAEFVSLRVGGHPVVGDDVDWHGIHWVVSAMEGNRVTRVGLRLY, via the coding sequence ATGGATTCGATCAACAGTCTGTTCCTGCTCAGTGGCTTCCTGTTGGCCCTGAGCATCCTCGCCAGCCGGCTCTCCTCGATGGCCGGCGTGCCGCTGCTCCTGATCTTCCTGGGCCTGGGGATGCTGGCCGGGGAGGAGGGGCTGCTCGGCATCCAGTTCGACGACTACTCCCTGGCCTTCTCCATCGGCCACCTGGCCCTGGCCATGATCCTGCTCGACGGCGGCTTGCGCACCCGGCTGAAGACCTTTCGCGTCGGCTTTCGCCCGGCGCTCTCCCTGGCCACCCTGGGGGTCTTCATCACCGGCGGCCTGGTGGGGCTCTTCGCCACCTGGGTCTTCGACCTGAGCCTGGTGCAGGGGCTGCTGGTGGGGGCCATCGTCGGCTCCACCGACGCCGCCGCGGTGTTCTCCATGCTCAGCGGGCGCGGCGTCAATCTCAATGAGCGGGTCGGCGCCACCCTGGAGATCGAGTCGGGCACCAACGACCCCATGGCGATCTTCCTGACGCTGATGCTGGTGGAGGTGCTGGTCGGCGACATCGGCGGGGTGGGCGAGACCCTGCTCTTCCTGGCGGAGCAGTTCGGCCTGGGGATCCTCATCGGGCTCGGTGTCGGCTGGCTGAGCGCGCGGCTCCTGAGCTGGCTGGACCTGGCGCCGGGCCTCTATTCGCTGCTGGCGCTGGGGCTCGGCTTCTGCGTGTTCGGATTGACCAGCGCCCTGGGCGGCAGCGGCTTCCTGGCGATCTACCTGGCCGGCCTGATGATCGGCAACCGTCCCGGTCGCCACCTCAACTTCATCCTGCCGGTGCACGACGGTCTGGCCTGGCTCTCCCAGATCGGGCTCTTCCTGGTGCTGGGCCTGCTGGTCACCCCCAGCGAGATGATGGACTACGCGCTGCCGGCGCTGCTGGTGGCGCTGGCGCTGATCTTCGTCGCCCGGCCCCTGGCGGTACTGGTCGCCGTCAAGCCCTTCTTCAAGTTCCGTTGGCGGGAGATCGGCTTCATTGCCTGGGTGGGGCTGCGCGGCGCGGTGCCGATCGTGCTGGCGATCTTCCCGGTGATCGGCGGGGTGGAGAACGCCTCGCTCTATTTCAACGTCGCCTTCGCGGTGGTGCTGCTGTCGCTGCTGATCCAGGGGGGCTCGCTGCCGTGGATGGCGAAGCGCATGAAGGTCGAGCTGCCCCCCACCGTGACGCCCAACCGCCGCGGGCCCCTGGGCATCCTGCCGGAGAACGACTACGAGATGTTCGTCTACGAGGTGGAGAACGGCGACCTCGAGGATGTGCCGATCCGGCTGTTGCGCTTTCCCTCGGGGGCGCTGATCTCCGCGCTCTTCCGCGATCACGCCATGCTGCATCCCAAGGGCAGCACGCGGCTGAGGCTGGGCGACGTGATCTGCGTGATCGGCCGCACCGATGATTTGCCGGCGCTGAATCGCCTCTTCAACGGGGAGGCCAAGCTCAAGCGCGAGCGGGCCTTCTTCGGCACCTTCACCTTCGACGGTGAGGCCTACATGCGCGACATCGCCGACGCCTACGGGCTGACGCTGAGCCCCGGCGAGCAGGACATGACCCTGGCCGAATTCGTCTCGCTGCGGGTCGGCGGGCATCCGGTGGTGGGCGACGACGTGGACTGGCACGGCATCCACTGGGTCGTCAGCGCCATGGAGGGCAACCGCGTGACCCGAGTCGGGCTGCGCCTCTACTGA
- a CDS encoding YaeQ family protein, translating into MALKATIHRVQLQVADMDRHYYADHALTVAQHPSETDERMMVRLLAFALNADEALAFGRGVSTEDEPDLWRRDLTGRIEQWIQLGQPDEKSLRRACGRAGEVVVYTYSGHGAALWWESLAGKLATLDNLTVVAITPETVQALAAMTAKSMTLSATLQDGTVWLADGERAIEAPLEVLKAATRKA; encoded by the coding sequence ATGGCACTGAAGGCAACGATTCATCGGGTCCAGCTGCAGGTCGCCGACATGGACCGGCACTACTACGCCGATCATGCCCTGACCGTGGCGCAGCACCCCTCGGAAACCGATGAGCGGATGATGGTCCGACTGCTCGCCTTCGCGCTGAACGCCGACGAGGCCCTGGCCTTCGGGCGCGGCGTGAGCACCGAGGACGAGCCGGACCTGTGGCGCCGGGACCTCACCGGCAGGATCGAGCAGTGGATCCAGCTCGGCCAGCCCGACGAGAAGAGCCTCCGGCGCGCCTGCGGCCGTGCCGGCGAGGTCGTCGTCTATACCTACAGCGGCCATGGCGCGGCGCTCTGGTGGGAGTCGCTTGCCGGCAAGCTGGCGACCCTCGACAACCTGACCGTGGTCGCCATCACGCCGGAGACGGTACAGGCGCTCGCCGCCATGACGGCGAAGAGCATGACGCTGAGCGCCACCCTGCAGGATGGCACGGTATGGCTCGCCGACGGCGAGCGGGCCATCGAGGCGCCCCTCGAGGTGCTCAAGGCGGCGACCCGGAAGGCCTGA
- a CDS encoding EAL domain-containing protein, which translates to MESSYQELEAQQGVQEMIAMGRPLEETLRAICLMVEGLVEGSKCYVMLVDDRGKTLSLAASGSLPRDCGLRLKNIPVSPKAGSCDTAAFFSEACASADRRRSDQWADLCDAAIRHGLLSGWSHPIRSKSGVLLGTVATCSRSPGQPDDRHAALMRRAAGLASLAIGRDSDHKVLERNRNRYEALFSHNPDAVFTLDVEGCFESLNAATTSLLDAEEGDILATAFVARVPEAHKAMAEQYLGTALSGATSRFECELASFRHRESVALLTFVPITARGEVIGVHGIAKDITARRADEHALRIFRRSVEATPNSVVIVDANAKGQPIIHANPAFYRMTGYGKEETIGKNCRFLQGKDTSARSIDRIRLALSKGASFRETILNYRKDGTVFWNDLHVAPVRDEYGAISHFIGIQNNISEKQHYQDQLAYFTTHNPLTHLPNKSNFLSKLEYARRVSRQHGARVALLYIDLDDFKKVNESLGHSPGDAIIVEASRRITRCLGKNDVLAHFVADEFVVLLHDVRAESEAVTLSQAILDELRLPYIVADHEVDMPASIGISIDNDDTEGDIVRHANMAMLRAKESGKNTYHWHTHAMSQSVEERLTLGRELKHALKHDELELHYQPIIPCRAEGKTYLEALVRWNSPARGYISPGRFIPLAEEIGLIPSIGNWVLERACKDMAFIAAHHAMTVSVAVNVSPLQFDRDDFLPYIERCLNDNGLAPGSLEIEITEGLIMQGEGDSVEKLRALKRIGVNASIDDFGTGYSSLSYLKNLPVSKVKIDKAFIDGVSVKKEDSTIVRATIAMAQKLGFQVVAEGVEYRSQRDFLLEEHCDFIQGFLHSRPLPLNETVEYLSRMHASA; encoded by the coding sequence ATGGAGAGCAGCTACCAAGAACTGGAAGCCCAGCAGGGCGTCCAGGAGATGATCGCCATGGGCCGTCCCCTGGAAGAGACGCTCCGGGCGATCTGCCTGATGGTCGAGGGCCTGGTCGAGGGTAGCAAGTGTTACGTGATGCTGGTCGATGACCGCGGCAAGACCCTATCCCTCGCGGCGAGCGGCTCCTTGCCCCGCGACTGTGGCCTGCGACTGAAGAACATTCCCGTCAGCCCGAAAGCCGGCAGCTGCGACACCGCGGCTTTTTTCTCCGAGGCATGCGCCAGCGCCGATCGTCGCCGCTCCGACCAATGGGCGGACCTGTGCGACGCGGCGATACGCCATGGACTGCTGTCAGGCTGGTCCCATCCCATCCGCTCGAAGAGCGGCGTCCTGCTGGGCACTGTTGCTACCTGCTCGAGGAGCCCTGGCCAGCCGGATGATCGGCATGCGGCCCTCATGAGACGCGCCGCAGGATTGGCATCGCTGGCCATCGGCCGGGACAGTGACCATAAGGTGCTGGAACGCAACCGGAATCGATACGAAGCCTTGTTCTCGCACAACCCTGATGCCGTCTTTACGCTTGACGTGGAGGGCTGTTTCGAGAGCCTCAATGCCGCCACCACGTCGCTTCTTGATGCAGAAGAGGGTGATATCCTCGCCACCGCCTTCGTGGCTCGAGTCCCGGAAGCGCATAAAGCGATGGCCGAGCAGTATCTCGGCACTGCCCTGTCAGGCGCCACCTCGAGGTTCGAGTGCGAGCTGGCATCGTTCCGACATCGTGAGTCGGTTGCCCTGCTCACCTTCGTCCCGATCACTGCCAGGGGAGAGGTGATCGGTGTGCACGGCATCGCCAAGGACATCACGGCCAGAAGGGCAGATGAGCACGCGCTACGCATATTTCGCAGGAGTGTTGAGGCCACGCCCAACAGTGTCGTGATCGTTGATGCCAACGCCAAGGGTCAGCCGATCATTCACGCCAACCCGGCTTTCTACAGGATGACCGGGTATGGCAAGGAGGAAACGATCGGGAAGAATTGCCGATTCCTTCAAGGGAAAGACACCTCGGCACGGTCCATTGATCGCATCCGCCTCGCGCTATCGAAAGGCGCATCATTTCGCGAGACCATCCTGAACTACAGAAAGGATGGGACCGTGTTCTGGAATGACCTGCATGTGGCCCCTGTTCGAGATGAATATGGCGCGATATCACATTTCATCGGAATTCAGAACAATATCAGTGAAAAGCAGCATTACCAGGACCAGCTGGCCTATTTCACGACGCACAACCCCTTGACGCACCTGCCTAATAAAAGCAATTTCCTGAGTAAGCTGGAGTATGCCAGGCGCGTGTCTCGCCAGCATGGGGCCAGGGTGGCGCTTCTCTATATCGACCTGGACGACTTCAAGAAAGTGAATGAGTCTCTGGGGCATTCGCCGGGAGACGCCATTATCGTAGAGGCATCGCGCAGAATCACGAGATGCCTAGGAAAAAACGACGTCCTGGCTCACTTTGTCGCCGACGAATTTGTCGTCCTGCTCCACGATGTGCGTGCCGAGAGTGAGGCGGTCACCTTGTCTCAGGCTATCCTCGACGAACTGCGCCTTCCGTATATCGTTGCCGATCATGAAGTCGACATGCCGGCCAGTATTGGTATCTCCATCGATAATGACGACACTGAAGGCGACATCGTGCGTCACGCCAACATGGCAATGCTGAGAGCAAAGGAGAGCGGGAAGAACACCTATCACTGGCATACCCATGCGATGAGCCAGAGTGTCGAGGAAAGACTGACGCTCGGGAGGGAGCTGAAGCATGCACTGAAGCATGATGAGCTTGAGCTTCACTACCAGCCGATAATCCCCTGTCGAGCAGAGGGGAAAACCTATCTGGAAGCCCTCGTTCGCTGGAACAGCCCGGCAAGAGGCTACATCAGCCCCGGGAGGTTCATCCCTCTGGCGGAGGAGATCGGGCTCATCCCCTCCATCGGTAACTGGGTGTTGGAAAGAGCTTGCAAGGATATGGCCTTTATCGCCGCCCACCACGCGATGACGGTCAGCGTGGCGGTCAACGTGTCACCCCTGCAGTTCGACCGAGACGATTTCCTGCCTTATATCGAACGTTGCCTGAACGACAATGGCCTCGCCCCGGGCAGCCTGGAAATCGAGATAACCGAAGGCCTTATCATGCAAGGCGAGGGGGACTCGGTCGAGAAATTGAGAGCGCTGAAGCGTATCGGGGTAAACGCCTCCATCGATGATTTCGGTACAGGGTATTCAAGCTTGAGCTACCTCAAGAACTTGCCGGTCAGCAAGGTGAAGATAGACAAGGCCTTCATCGATGGGGTCAGTGTCAAGAAAGAGGATTCAACTATCGTGAGGGCGACGATTGCCATGGCTCAGAAGCTGGGTTTTCAGGTGGTGGCGGAGGGCGTCGAGTATCGCAGCCAGAGAGATTTCCTGCTGGAGGAGCACTGTGACTTCATCCAGGGATTCTTGCATTCAAGGCCGCTGCCCCTGAATGAGACCGTGGAATACCTGAGCAGGATGCACGCGTCGGCGTAA
- a CDS encoding DUF262 domain-containing protein — protein sequence MKLVASDPDIQTIVGRIRDGDIDLQPDFQRGSVWNTKKKQLLIDTILRNWHIPPVHIVSQDDSLCDEVLDGQQRLAAIYDFCCNKFSIDGSVEPHDDLIRSLHGCRFSDLSPSVAKKINKFSIRVLSVTDFNPEEPGELFYRLNHQVTLTPAETRNAYFGEVRDQVREVAKNFERWGLTKQTIGFSNARMAHDDVVARIMCVLDWGHISEKVTANKLADRYRSGPAFPQHIVDITSAAFESLGGAINSDNYQIRLNKATLWSWVLFIAVFHRLGGDRDNEVLGKHMAWFEELRLSMKGLGLENSPEEVSVAAVFNDRAASRVADVSSVVIRDIILWASVKMSPMASILDSAPLKLVEHVEKADRNVKWFSHNSFDFGLSNSGPESEMVDVALKESWGEIS from the coding sequence ATGAAGCTAGTTGCATCAGATCCAGATATCCAGACAATTGTTGGAAGAATTCGGGATGGTGATATTGATCTTCAGCCCGACTTTCAAAGAGGAAGCGTATGGAATACGAAGAAAAAGCAGCTGCTTATTGACACCATTTTGAGGAATTGGCACATACCTCCAGTTCATATTGTGAGCCAAGATGATTCTTTGTGTGATGAGGTGTTAGATGGTCAGCAAAGGCTGGCTGCAATATACGATTTTTGCTGTAATAAGTTTTCTATCGATGGCTCGGTTGAGCCGCATGATGATTTGATAAGATCCTTGCATGGATGCAGGTTTTCGGATTTGTCACCGAGTGTGGCTAAGAAAATAAACAAGTTTTCTATAAGGGTGCTTTCGGTAACTGATTTTAACCCGGAAGAGCCCGGTGAGCTTTTTTATCGCTTAAATCATCAAGTGACCCTGACGCCAGCTGAAACGAGAAATGCATATTTTGGTGAAGTTAGGGACCAAGTTAGAGAGGTCGCTAAAAACTTTGAGAGGTGGGGGTTAACAAAACAGACAATTGGGTTTAGTAATGCGAGAATGGCACATGATGATGTCGTTGCAAGGATAATGTGCGTGCTAGATTGGGGGCATATATCCGAAAAGGTTACCGCTAACAAGCTTGCGGATAGGTATCGGTCAGGACCAGCTTTCCCACAGCATATTGTAGATATTACATCAGCGGCATTTGAAAGCCTAGGTGGTGCAATTAATAGCGATAATTACCAAATACGGTTGAATAAGGCAACTTTATGGTCATGGGTGCTATTTATCGCCGTTTTTCATCGACTAGGTGGTGATAGAGATAATGAAGTGCTAGGTAAGCACATGGCTTGGTTTGAAGAGCTCAGGCTTTCAATGAAAGGGCTGGGGTTAGAGAACTCGCCAGAAGAGGTTTCTGTTGCAGCTGTGTTTAACGATAGAGCAGCATCCAGGGTGGCTGATGTAAGTTCCGTCGTTATACGAGATATTATTCTATGGGCATCTGTTAAAATGTCTCCCATGGCTAGTATTTTAGATTCGGCCCCATTAAAACTTGTTGAGCATGTCGAAAAAGCTGATCGCAATGTCAAGTGGTTTTCCCACAACAGCTTTGATTTTGGGTTATCCAATTCAGGCCCAGAATCAGAGATGGTTGATGTCGCTCTTAAGGAATCATGGGGTGAAATTTCATGA
- a CDS encoding IS3 family transposase (programmed frameshift), translating into MKRNRHTEEQVITILKAHERGVSVAELARQNGVTEQTIYRWKAKYGGMEVSEAKRLRELEAENARLKKLLAESALDNAALKEIVSGKVVTPEAKRRAVTHLVTGGWLSQRHASRLLGLPRSVARYQAMPRDDEPLRARLNALATCYPRYGYLLLHALLRQEGLVVNRKRTYRLYREAGLQVRTRRRKRLVRPRAPMPCPDRPNQRWSMDFVSDQLASGLRFRVLNIVDDFSRECVGQLVDTSISGRRLARFLDDIAQQRALPASVVCDNGPELTSKAMFFWARERKVTLAFIQPGKPTQNAFIESFNGKFRDGCLNQHWFLSLNDARHEIDQWRTHYNHVRPHSSLGYLPPVAYAQRCA; encoded by the exons ATGAAGCGTAATCGACATACCGAAGAGCAGGTCATCACCATCCTCAAGGCCCATGAGCGCGGCGTCTCGGTGGCCGAGCTGGCTCGGCAGAATGGTGTCACCGAGCAGACCATCTATCGCTGGAAGGCCAAGTACGGTGGTATGGAGGTATCAGAGGCCAAGCGTCTGCGGGAGCTGGAGGCAGAGAATGCCCGCCTGAAGAAGCTGCTGGCGGAAAGCGCTCTCGATAATGCCGCCCTCAAGGAGATCGTCTCGG GGAAAGTGGTGACGCCCGAAGCGAAGCGGCGGGCGGTAACGCACCTGGTGACAGGCGGCTGGCTCAGCCAGCGACATGCCTCTCGATTGCTGGGCCTGCCACGATCGGTGGCCCGCTACCAAGCGATGCCGCGTGACGATGAGCCGCTTCGGGCGCGACTGAACGCCTTGGCGACCTGCTACCCCCGCTACGGCTACCTGTTGCTGCACGCTCTGTTGCGTCAGGAGGGCTTGGTGGTGAATCGCAAGCGAACTTACCGACTGTACCGTGAGGCTGGGCTTCAGGTCCGCACCCGGCGGCGCAAGCGACTGGTGCGGCCAAGAGCGCCGATGCCGTGTCCGGACAGGCCCAACCAGCGTTGGTCGATGGACTTCGTCTCGGATCAGCTGGCCTCAGGGCTCCGATTCCGCGTGCTGAACATCGTGGACGACTTCAGCAGAGAGTGTGTTGGTCAGCTGGTGGACACGTCCATTTCCGGGCGTCGCTTGGCCAGGTTCCTGGATGACATTGCGCAGCAGCGTGCGCTGCCCGCGTCGGTTGTCTGCGATAACGGCCCCGAACTGACCAGCAAGGCGATGTTCTTCTGGGCGCGTGAGCGGAAGGTCACGCTGGCCTTCATACAGCCGGGCAAGCCGACACAGAATGCCTTCATCGAGAGCTTCAACGGCAAGTTCCGGGATGGCTGTCTCAATCAGCACTGGTTTCTGAGCCTGAACGATGCAAGACATGAAATCGACCAATGGAGGACCCACTACAACCATGTCAGACCGCACAGCTCGCTGGGCTATTTGCCACCCGTCGCCTATGCCCAGCGGTGTGCATGA
- a CDS encoding ATP-dependent endonuclease, whose amino-acid sequence MKQARIADYWKATYRNEPGTELVSVTFNSVPTLGSFSIDLGRGISAITGLNGAGKSTVLHSIWLCLCDEASLSAMALDSRLTEGSVELLLKVGHASVKFVYDFSETARSVECDDPGINPYEVQAFLVDVAEVAPALQRYFRKDPNYQDLLDQQGSASLNETELDVAKFVAGRDYDSIKVFELEIDIGLDNNWEVLPYFHVTQDGVQYGIEHLGLGELSGLLIYWAAKRMPSGSILLIDEPECFLASHSQAAISDIVAYFSAERGVSCVMTSHSDTVVEKIPPKRRIVTIMNSQGVACTTAENVPNHLTKIGVGKGTKLVAVTEDHAATIFLKEMITIGAPALRGSVEICWAGSSGEVVTALNGLVEGFDNLSLKFVGVLDGDQKSEKHRCKWPLRYLPTDEDPEQVAKLSAYNNVGLLSQSFGVNEAEIHAALAAANGADYHDWPFIVARQLGRRHTDVLEVCLRGYVANDMPSDELHQFIKCLTSREVLPA is encoded by the coding sequence ATGAAGCAGGCAAGGATAGCCGATTATTGGAAGGCGACATATAGAAACGAGCCTGGAACTGAACTGGTTTCAGTGACTTTTAATAGTGTGCCAACGCTGGGGAGTTTTTCTATTGACCTTGGCAGGGGGATCTCGGCTATCACCGGTCTGAATGGCGCAGGGAAAAGTACTGTTCTTCACTCTATCTGGCTTTGCCTATGTGACGAAGCATCTTTGTCTGCTATGGCTCTTGACTCCCGTTTAACCGAAGGTAGTGTTGAGCTGTTGCTAAAGGTTGGTCATGCAAGTGTTAAGTTTGTATATGATTTTTCCGAGACGGCCAGGAGTGTTGAATGTGATGATCCAGGTATTAACCCTTATGAGGTTCAAGCGTTTTTAGTAGATGTTGCAGAAGTAGCTCCTGCTTTACAAAGATATTTTAGAAAAGACCCGAATTATCAAGATCTGCTTGATCAGCAGGGCAGTGCATCACTTAATGAAACAGAATTAGATGTTGCTAAGTTTGTTGCTGGAAGAGATTATGACTCGATCAAAGTTTTTGAGCTTGAAATTGATATAGGGTTAGATAACAACTGGGAGGTTTTGCCATACTTTCATGTGACACAAGATGGTGTGCAGTATGGCATAGAGCATTTAGGTTTAGGGGAGCTGTCTGGGCTTCTTATATATTGGGCGGCGAAAAGAATGCCAAGTGGGTCAATTCTATTAATTGACGAGCCTGAGTGCTTTCTTGCCTCGCACTCACAAGCTGCGATTTCAGACATAGTTGCTTACTTTTCTGCAGAGCGAGGTGTGTCATGCGTAATGACATCTCATTCGGATACTGTTGTGGAAAAAATACCGCCTAAGCGTAGAATAGTTACTATAATGAATAGTCAGGGTGTTGCATGTACGACGGCTGAAAATGTCCCGAATCATTTAACTAAAATCGGGGTTGGTAAAGGAACAAAGTTAGTTGCAGTCACCGAAGATCACGCAGCTACGATTTTTTTGAAGGAGATGATAACAATCGGGGCACCTGCGTTAAGGGGGTCTGTTGAGATATGCTGGGCAGGCAGTTCGGGAGAAGTGGTTACAGCTTTGAATGGTCTTGTAGAAGGTTTTGATAATCTCTCGTTAAAATTTGTGGGGGTTTTGGATGGTGATCAGAAGAGTGAGAAGCATAGATGTAAGTGGCCGCTAAGATACTTGCCGACGGATGAGGATCCCGAGCAAGTCGCAAAACTGTCTGCGTATAATAATGTGGGTTTGCTGTCGCAGTCATTTGGCGTAAACGAAGCTGAGATACATGCCGCACTGGCAGCAGCAAATGGCGCCGACTATCATGACTGGCCATTTATAGTGGCGAGGCAGCTAGGTCGTAGGCATACTGATGTTTTAGAGGTGTGCCTGAGAGGATATGTGGCGAATGATATGCCTAGTGATGAGCTACATCAATTTATAAAGTGCCTGACGAGCAGGGAGGTTTTGCCAGCGTAG
- a CDS encoding SOS response-associated peptidase, translating to MCGRFALFSPYPKLSAALRLPLERSEIRPRYNVAPGTWIAAIRHPEEGAPLVLDEVWWGYRPHWANEGAPEPINAKSERVAVSNYFRGAFAHHRCLVPADGWYEWHWHPGGKQPYFITRADREPIWLAAIWAERPDGAPGCAILTEPARGVAKEIHPRMPLALDNESLEPWLDPHLIDRETIRQVVHHLPADMLTHWPVSTRVNTPTHDDADLIEPIAS from the coding sequence ATGTGTGGACGATTCGCGCTGTTCAGCCCCTACCCAAAGCTCTCAGCGGCTCTTCGATTGCCGCTAGAGCGTAGCGAGATTCGGCCACGCTACAACGTCGCGCCAGGTACTTGGATTGCCGCTATACGGCACCCAGAGGAGGGCGCGCCACTGGTGTTGGACGAAGTGTGGTGGGGCTACCGGCCTCACTGGGCCAATGAGGGCGCGCCGGAGCCGATCAACGCGAAGAGTGAGCGTGTCGCCGTCTCCAACTACTTCCGCGGGGCGTTCGCGCATCATCGCTGTTTGGTGCCGGCAGACGGCTGGTATGAATGGCATTGGCATCCTGGCGGAAAACAGCCCTATTTCATCACCCGCGCTGACCGTGAGCCAATCTGGCTCGCTGCCATATGGGCCGAGCGGCCGGATGGCGCTCCGGGCTGCGCCATCCTCACCGAACCGGCCCGTGGCGTGGCCAAGGAGATCCATCCGCGCATGCCGCTGGCCCTGGACAACGAGAGCCTGGAGCCCTGGCTCGATCCTCACCTGATTGACCGAGAGACGATCCGACAGGTGGTTCACCACCTACCCGCCGACATGCTTACCCACTGGCCGGTGAGCACGCGGGTCAACACGCCCACTCACGATGATGCCGATCTGATCGAGCCCATCGCGTCCTGA
- a CDS encoding helix-hairpin-helix domain-containing protein → MHIVYGDSRDDRTPEIRQLEEIWDWMREVYPDTPRIIAGDYNLAPDHPAWQPLREKGAEPAITAGATTLSQTDGEYANLYDNLWFDEEVLDVTGASIVRFPDLLGMSHEEARDIVSDHASVYITLGDAEPEFVSVAPSQDSTANTRDCIDLNSSSASRLDELPNIGPARAHDIIDGRDWGAVDELVEIDGIGPARMQEIRDSGQLCQ, encoded by the coding sequence GTGCACATCGTGTACGGTGACAGCCGGGATGACCGCACGCCCGAGATCCGGCAGCTCGAGGAGATCTGGGACTGGATGCGGGAGGTTTACCCCGACACGCCACGGATCATCGCCGGCGACTACAACCTAGCGCCGGATCATCCCGCCTGGCAGCCGCTGCGCGAGAAGGGCGCGGAGCCGGCGATCACCGCTGGCGCCACGACGCTCAGCCAGACCGACGGTGAATACGCCAACCTCTACGACAATCTCTGGTTCGATGAAGAAGTGCTCGACGTGACAGGGGCCAGCATCGTCCGATTTCCGGACCTGCTGGGCATGAGCCATGAGGAAGCCCGAGACATCGTCTCCGATCACGCCTCGGTCTACATCACCCTCGGTGACGCCGAGCCCGAGTTCGTCTCAGTGGCTCCATCACAGGACAGCACCGCCAATACTCGAGACTGCATCGACCTGAACAGCTCAAGTGCTTCGCGGCTCGATGAGCTGCCGAACATCGGGCCGGCACGGGCTCATGACATCATCGATGGCCGCGATTGGGGAGCAGTCGATGAGTTGGTCGAGATAGATGGCATTGGCCCGGCTAGGATGCAGGAGATCCGTGATAGCGGGCAGCTCTGCCAATGA